The genomic segment AGGACGTACCTCACCTCActccccctgccaccaccctgctcctgcaggtaCTACTGTGCCTGTCCACATCAGCCCCCTACTGATGAGAGGAACCTGCACCATGGAGAGTCTGCCGAGCAAGAGCCCAGGACGGGCATCATTGTAAATGCAGTGGGAATAGATTTCCAGGGGCTGCTAACTGAGAGGGGCCGGCCCTGGTGGGTTACACTGGGAAAGCCCTCTGAGCTGTCAGAGCTCCGATACCACCCTTTGCCTCTCGTACCTGATGGTGGACAAGGCACACCACTCGGCGGTGATAGCTGATGGGGTGAGCAGGTCGGAAGGTCACCTTCAGTGCTCGTGTTGTTGTGCCCTCCAGGACGCCGCAGGGGTGATCCAAAGAGAAGACACTCCCCCTGCCATCAATATCAAACTGGTAGTATGCAGGGACATCTGAGATGTTGCTGATTTTCAGTATCTGCATCGAACTTTCCCCAAGATTGATCCAGTCGAAGTCCACAGAGAATTGGTGCAAGGACACCAAAGGACCTAGAACAAAAACGTGCAAGACAGATCTTGGACCTGTCATATCTCCTTTCTATCAGGATGTCACAAACCACTGCTGCGCCTAACTGATCTCCCCAAACTGGAACGATCTCATTAGCAAACCCACCAGTCCTAGCACACAGCTGGATATTCACTTCCAACAACTTTACATCCGTCTCAGGCAAATATAAACTTCAAAGAGTGCACCAGGGACAGCCTGGATGGCAGCAGAAGGTAAGTCTATGACTGAGGGTTATGACAGTCCTTCTCCAGGCATTAGCCCTTTCCCTTCAGGGCTGGGAGGAAGGCGGAGAGGAACGTGAAAGGATTTCACTGTGATACCTTTACATGAGCCAACCACCTTCAGAACGGTCTGCTGGAGGCATCCAGCCGATATAATGGTGAAATAATCGGTGCTGTGCTCTCCTACTGTCCGTGGCTGAAATCGTATGCACAAGACCAGCTTCCCTTTGGCAGGCACAACACTGTGGGACACATCGCAGGAGAAGACATGATCTTGGAGCAGAGGGTCTTTCGCTCTTTCTATCCTACACGGTGCATCAACctgcaagcagaaaagaaataggTTAACACAGGAACCCACAAGAGCGAGGACGGTGTCGTTCTGTATGCAGAACACTAATCAGTAAAGAATTGCAGCTTTTAGCACAGGCCAACATCACCAAGAACACCAAATCTACTGTGGCGCAGCACAGAAACACTGTGCAGACACATGCAACCCAGTCCTGCTGGGGCACTATGGGCAGCAGGCTCCCACCATATGCTCAGAAATCAGCGGGCTGCAGCAAAATGTCCTGGGGAACTCTAGGGATAGAGTGTCTCTCCTGCTAGGAGGGGGGGTGAAGCTGACTCAAGGTGTCCTCAAGGGCCAGTGTAGCCAAAGTGGCCGCAGCGGCCAGGAGAACAGGCAAGCAAATAGCTTATTTCGTTCCATCTACACTCCCTCTTCATCTGgggattttcttttcacaaaaaaaaaaaaaaaaattaaaaaaaaaaaagaatgatgcTGTAACTCCGTCCTCTTGCCCCTGAAAGAAGGTCCTGATTCTTAGCTGGGTAtgctgggcactgctgcagAATGAATGACAGTATTACAAATGATTAAGCTTTTGACACTCCTAGGTTTCATAGTCTTTTGAAGACCCAGCACTGCTGTCACCCATGCCAGCAGTCGGAGTGCACCCAGCCTTTAAGGGGTCTGGAATGGGCTGAGCTGGCACATAAACAAGGTTCTCAAATGCAGCCCATTTGACTCAGAGCAATttgccaggctgcagcccacTGAGGACACCAGAAGGTCTATCAGCTGCCTGGGACACATGCAGACCAATTTGAGGCGGCCACAACTGCCACGCAGGACTGATGGGCATGGCCGgtgtgagcaggagagctgcaggaaggacCGCAGCGGCTGCCTGATCTGCACCAAGTGCAGTGAGAAGCAGGCAGGAGCTTCCATACCGTGCTGCAAATGAATGAGTTACTAGTGTCGTAGCTGGAAGGCAGAGGGCAAGGGTGAATGGCCTTGTTGGCGGTGGAAGGTTCatcatttctgctttgttccAACTCCCACTTGGGCTATTTTCACAACATTAAGGGATATTCTCAGAACCACATCCCCCAGGGAAACATGCCAGCATGTCAACCTCTTACAAGAAGTAGTCTCCCTCTCCACATACCACAGACAAGTTGAAGATTTCTACACACTTCTCCACTGTAGTGCCCACTGGCACGGATCCAAAGCACAGCACGTCCCGAAACTTCCCAGGCTTTACACCTTCATACTGTTCCCCTGGCACATTCACCCGCAGGTAGGGGTATTTGGCTGTTAAAGAAGATAATACACTGCGTTAAGAAAGCGTGGTGGAATCTCCGCCCTTGGATATTCAACTCTCAATTAGACAAGCCTCTAATTAACCTCAGATAACTCTGAGGTTGGATCTGCCTTCAAAGCTGGCCCTGCTTTAAACCAAATGAGCTCCCTTCCGACCTCAATTTACCAAACAGAGTCACATCTTTTCTTTGTCAGTGGCCGTATAAGGCACTTCAGGCACAGGCTTGTTAATGAAACCATTGTGGTTATTCCAGATTATAGCCTGCTCGCATCCTGAAAGCTTTAGAATATCCCTCTGTCTCTCTGGCTGGCAAAGACAGCCATGAGAAACTGAGTGCAGGAAGACAAGGAGTTCCTGGAGGTTTTTCTGTTCCACCAGTGAACTCATCTCATTTCTTCCCATCTGCTGGTTTAAGCAGGGAGCAGAAACGTCAGTTTGGCCAAAGCATGCCACGGGGCACGTTAGACTCTGTTGTCTCTTCAGATCACACTTCCAAACCGACAACAGTCTATTAGAGAATTTCACAGGCCACTTTCAAACCGCGGGCTTCATTTGCTCATCAGTGGGTGAGCCATCTACGGCCCAAGCCTGCGAACGCAGTAGCCTCCTGCATCCCTGCGGAATGCTGTTTCGCGGTTAGGGACAATACACATTACTTTGAGTACTACTTGCACAAATGACTCACCCCGGGCTTTTAGCTGGAGAGTCCTCTTTAGTTTCTCTTCACCTCCAAACCAGCAGGTTGCTGCCACGTCACACACCACAGCCACCTTGGGCTGGAAGACCACCTTGATCGTGCACTCATCACCTGCAGACAGCATGCCGTGGTCAGGAATCATGTAGAAAGGGCTTGGCGTCTCCCAGGCAAACACAGTGATGAGATCACTAGCAAAGAGAGACATTTGAAGATGAATGAAACCTTTGCTGCCTGCGCAATCGTGCAGAGGATGGGCCTTTCCCAGTGGGTTGCTCACTGAGGATGTTAAGCAACCAGTGTTGAACGTCAGAACCCCTCACGCATCCCGCCAAATATGTGATGCTGGGAAGGAATTTGTCTCTAATGCCTGTAAATGCTGTGTTTACGCTTTAATTAATCTTTGCCGTTACATCCTAGAACTTAATTAATGGCCAAAAAATCTCTCAGCCTCATCATGTGACAGCACACAAATCAGCTCCGGAATGAAGCATATGCTTTTCCTGTATCTACATTTGCTGCTACTTAACTCCAAATGAACATTTGTTCCTCTGTTACATGCCCAGGTGAGACGAGAGGACTGAACTCTTTTCCTAACACCTCATTCAGTTCTCCTCCGGAGCAAGCTCGCTCTGCTTGTTCGATTTGTGCAAAGAACATGACATAACACTGGCTTTTATATTATATTGATCCTAAGCAGTGTGCTGCTCACCATCCATATCCTCTACCACCCCAGGTCCCTCAGTGCAAGTGATTtctcaaaggagaaaatgactCATTTGAAATGGTTTCTGGCTGATCCCTTGCTCTGCTGAAGGTACATGTGCCCGCTGACTTTCCACCCTCATAACCACATCAACCGAACATTTTGGGCAGCGCAGGCTATTTTTCAGCTAGTAAAAGGTATTTTGCTCTCACTGTCACTCACCGTAAATGTTTTGAAGTACACCTCCTTCTTACCTGCaaacttctcctctgctttcctaTTTATAAAACTGCTTCAATTAAAACAAGACAGTCCTTGCTAACTGGGAGCATCTTTGCTCCTAAAGGATGAGTCCAAACCACAGAATCCTGCCGCTGCTTAGAGGCCAAGTCACAGAAAGACTAAAATGTTTCCAGCTGGTATTTCATCTCTCCCTGCTCTTGTGGGCATGCTGCCTTTGATTAAGCAGAAGCCCGGGCCTTTCCTGTGGACACGGGATGTTCTCTGCGGGACACTTGCTGGTCACTGACTATTTCCTGCGCATGAATGGTTCTCAGAGCACGCTGGAATCAGACAGATGCGGAATGCCAAGATGTGCCCGCAGTGAGATCTGGTCTGTACTACCacctctgctgccttttctgcTCCGATCTCAGAGGAGGCAGGGGTCTGCTGACCGCTAAGACAGCCAGAAGATCTAATAACAACTGAAATGAGCTGAAAGCCCGAGAAGGTAGCCAAATATCTGACAAAACAGAAGGAGGGCCTGCTCAGCCACACGTCACTCACCCAATATTGCGCACGGTGAACGTTGTCTCCGTGACACTGTGGACGGCACAGACGGGCAGCTGGACAGTCGCTGGGAAGGACAGACACGGGCGCGGAAGCGTAGCACGCAGGGTGACAGAGAACTCGCCCTCGGCCTTCCTAAAGCAGATGCTGTCTTCGTAGTCCCTCTGCACAGAAGAGCGAAGGGAGACAGCAGTTAGATGGGGGTCCCTCTTGCAGGtactgcagctcctccagcgaACACCCGTCACCCGACCCTCACCTCTGGGAGGCTGTTGGGAACAAAAACATCTGTGAGAGGGGCACCAGGGAAAGCTTCTGTGCTGGAGAGAGAGCCTGTGAAGCACTCCGAAAGGAAGGCATTCAGGCACGCTCCTCACTGTGTCAGGGAGCACACGAACACCCTCTGAGAGTGCAGTTTGAGGCCACATTTGTTTCACCCGAGTGGTTTTGATGCAGATTGATAGTTTCAGTGTTTTCAAGCTCCCAGTTCAGGTTAACTGAAGCATGTGCAGCCTCTCCTTGATCTCCACCAGCACAGAAATATCAGTCCTCGATTAAGTGCCTTGTCAGCTAGAGACCTAAGCAGATAACACACAACTTAAAGATGCAGCGTTGACAGCACCGTGTACAACTAGCCCCAGGGCATCTGCTGGCCAGCTAAGACAGAAGAAATTGTCAGATATGTGTCTTCCATGCTCCCCCCCATCCTCACTCCTCCTGGGCACCACTTTTACAGGTATGGAGAGACCTCGGGCACTGCAGCACATGCGGTGATCCCTCTGAGAAAGCAAGTCTCCTGCTCTAGTGATTGATGTGGTACAAACTATCTGCTGGAAATGGAGCGAGGCCAGCAGCTtattttacaaggaaaacacTCCAcagtcaacagaaaaaaatcaagatactAAGAGACCAAGGTACAGGGCCCCACCCAGTGATCACACTCTGGCCAGGACGGAGATACACTTCACAGGCATGTAGCTGTGGACACGAGCCAGAGGCTGACATTCAGAGCAACACAGACACCCGTCACAAGCTGAAGACCAAGAAAAGGGGCCAGTAATAAGAATCATTGCTGCCAAAAATTAAGCTTAAAAGGGAGGTCCTTGAAGTATCCCTTATAGAAAATCATCTATCCCTTGTAGAAAATCCCTTACAGAAGATCATCAGCCTTTCAATTTACAAGACAGGGGTCTCCTGTGACATAGCAGAGGGTGAATCCCTCAGCCTAGGTACTGCACTAAAGCCAGCCAGCTGAGGCTCCCTGGGATCAAACCAGGGGCAGGCAGTTCAAATAGGGTTGGTTATCTTACTGACATGGTGGGAGGCAGCACGCGAAGACCTGGGAACGCTTTCTGTGTTTCTACACTAGAACCTCCCCTAAGGACAGGTTCCTGCAAGTGAAAACAAGCCAGAAAGGATAAGAGAAGCAGAGGCCCCTTGCCCCCACGGAAGCCAACCTGAGCACTGAGAGCAGCTTTGATGTTTTGCCACTTTACCTTCTCAGTGGGCCGGAAAATGATGGGCAGAGTTAAGGACATACCAGGGCTCAGAGCAATTGGCTGCGGGAAAACAGTGATGAAGAACCGCGTGGAAGGACACCTAgataatgaaatcaaaacaagagATTTTGTCTGATGCCATACAAACGACATTAATTTagcagaaaagagaataaagtaTCAAAAGGCCCCAGCAACGCCACCCCCCACTATCAGAAGGAACTTACAAACCCGACCCCAAGGTCACTTAGCAAATCAGCAAAAATAGGAACAGAACCCAAGTGTCCTGAAAACTGATTCCCACCTCTAAATACCTACCCCTTCCTAGAACAATATTTTACATTCCCAGGCCGTGTAGCGTGAGCCAAACACTTGCTAAGGGCAGAAACATTTGAGGCTCAGAGCAGGCAGTGCTCCGTAATCCCACAACAGGGAGTGCTGGAGTCCCGACATCCAGTGGGACTCCCGGGAGCAATGGTTTCAGGACACACTAGTGACGGGCTGGCACACATCCACAATTAAAATCTCACTAGACTGGAAATGCCTCACAGACAGAAGTAtcagcaaaacagaattttaaaaaggcatttcatttaaaatactccTGCCAGGAACAAGGGCTGTGCATCTGAATTAGCATGTTTCTGTCCGGCCACGCCAGCGTGCGTGCGCTGTTTGCAGCACACAGCCCAAGGGAAGGGGGGCAAACGGATCTGAGAAAAGGCGCTAAAGTGATTGACGGAGCAGGAGGGATGAAGACGCAGCGAGAGCgtgaggaggaaaaggagaaggaaactTGCCACGCACCTGTAGCTCAGCTTCTGGGTTTTCTCGTGAACATTTTTCAAGATCAGATGTTTGATCGTCTCTTTTCCAAGCTCCCAGCCACGCCACCTGAGTGTTTCCGCCACTTCAATGCCCCAGAATAcgcctttcttcttccttccctttcttgcaGACAGCTTAGGGAGTTGCAACAGGCACATGAGCAGTTCgtgaaggagggaggagaaatcACGCAAACAGCTGTTTCCCTGCGCTAAAAGTCTCTGACTCTGGCAAAGGGTGGGAAGAGCCACCCCGTGGAAAAGCTCCAGGAGTCACCCAAAGCCCTGTCGGGGACTCCAGGTCTGCTCCGTGAGTCCAGAGGGGACACCTCCCGGCCGCAGCCCAAACAACGGGTGCTGAAGGATGTCACGAACTAGGGaagcaaaagctattttttttgttgttgtttttctcctctttccttctctgccagTAAACCCACCCATGACCGCGGCACCCTTTGCTCCACCACTCACCTTCCTGACACAGCCACAGTGCAGCTTCTGAACTGAGCCCGAGTTTGGGGGCTCCCCATGCACTTGAGCAAGCATCTGAAAGACGAGGGGAAAAACTCTGCACGTGCTGCTCCAGCACCCAAGCAGCCTTTGCTGCCAAGCCCTGAGAGCTCTCTGGGTGCCTCAGCTCCTCGAAGggcacaggctgtgctgcagcacccccagcaaCGCCCCCATTTTGCTAGCTGAgctggcacagcagggctggcaccgcTGTGCActcagcagccccccggcactgaccacagccccccgACCCCGTGGGGCCGCGCTCTCCTCGGGCTCtcacagcacagccctgcccggCCCACGGTGGCCCTGCTCAGCCCGGCAGGGTGAGGCTGTGCCCTATAGCCCTGCTGTATGGCCGCCGCAGCCCCATACAGGTGCCTGCAGAGTGCTCCCTGCAGCGGGGCGCTGCCCAGCTCCCCGTGCTGCAGCGCAGCCCCAGTCCATGGAGCCTGGCCCCGATCCCAAttccaatcccaatcccaactCCGATCACAAACCTGATCCCAATCCCGATTCCAGCCCTGATCCCAACCCCAATTCCAATCCTGATCCCAACTCGATCCCAACCCTGATCCCAGTCATGATCCTGACCCCGATCCCAATCCTGATCCCAATCCCGATCCCAATTCCAAACCCAATCCCTATCCCAATCCCAATTCCTATCCCAATCCCGATCCCAACCCTGACCCCAATCCCGATCCTGATCCAGAttccaatcccaatcccaaccTCAATCCTAACCCTGATCCCAATCCCGATCCCAACCCTGATCCCAGTCATGATCCTGACCCCGATCCCAATCCTGATCCCAATCCTGATCCCAATTCCAATCCCAGTCCCTATCCCAATCCCTATCCCAATCCCGATCCCAACCCTGACCCCAATCCCGATCCTGATCCCGAttccaatcccaatcccaaccTCAATCCTAACCCTGATCCCAATCCCGATCCCAACCCTGATCCCAGTCATGATCCTGACCCCTGATCCCAATCCTGATCCCAATCCTGATCCCAATCCCGATTCCAATCTCAATCCCAACCTCAATCCCAACCCTAATCCCAATCCCGATCCTGACCACAATCCCAATCCTAATCCCGATCCCGATCCCGACCCCAATCGCGATCCCTATCCTGATCCCAGTCCTGATTCtgatcccaatcccaatcccgATCCTGACCACAATCCCAATCCTGATCCtgatcccaatcccaatcccaatcccaatcgCAAACCCTATCCTGATCCCAGTCCTGATCCTGATCCCAATCCCAATCGCGATCCCTACCCCGATCCCGATCCCAATCCCACTCCCTACCCCGATCCCAACCCCGACCCCAGCCCACCAatcccgccccctccccgtcccgtcccgtcccgtcccgtcccacctccgctccccgcccgcgccgccccgccgcggcccgcAGCCGTCCCGCCGCCGTTGCTGCGGGCACCGCGCGCGGCCTCCTCGCCTCCCGTGGCAACGACGGCGGCCGCCCGGGGTCAGCCCGCGcacggggggcggcgggggccggggccgccagggggcagcaggaggacgCGCATGGGGGGCTACGGGGGGAGCTGGGGCgtgagggggcggggggggggggggcaggggggagcccAGGGGACGTGGAGGTGAGGATGGGTCCTGGAGGACGAGAAGCTCGTGGTGCTGGCAGCAAGGGCTGCGGTGAAGAACTGCAGGGGTCCGGGATGGAGGGGGCGGCTGTGGGGCTCAGGGGTGGGATGCTTTGGGGGCGTGGGGTGCAGAAGGCCGGGGAGCACTGGCGTAGGGACGGGGGAGCCCCTCGGTGCGGCCAGGTCACCCCCTGGAGCACCAGTGACCCGCATAACAGGTGCCAAAAGTCACGGGGCTGAGGCTGGtgaaggggcgggggggcgcaAGCCAGGCAGCCGTATGGGCACAAACCCACGGGGTATCCCGGGTACCAGTCCCGTGGGGCAGCACCACCACCGTGGGTCACCCCTACATCCTCCCAGGATGTCCCTCGAGGTGCGGGAGGCCCTCGTGTCCCCGGTGGGGACACCCAGACAGCCCCCCGGGGGGTGTTAGCGG from the Anser cygnoides isolate HZ-2024a breed goose chromosome 6, Taihu_goose_T2T_genome, whole genome shotgun sequence genome contains:
- the LOC136791072 gene encoding putative per-hexamer repeat protein 5, whose protein sequence is MTGIRVGIGIGIRVRIEVGIGIGIGIRIGIGVRVGIGIGIGIGIGTGIGIGIRIGIRIGIGVRIMTGIRVGIGIGIRVRIEVGIGIGIWIRIGIGVRVGIGIGIGIGIGIGIGFGIGIGIGIRIGIGVRIMTGIRVGIELGSGLELGLGSGLESGLGSGL